From a single Arthrobacter sp. SLBN-112 genomic region:
- a CDS encoding amino-acid N-acetyltransferase, with protein sequence MTDSFHIRPARTSDVPAIKKLVAPLAEERILMAKETVAYYESLQEFRIAESSDGEMIGCGALHVMWEDLAEIRTLASSGEWRGKGVGHVLVESLLEEARALGVARVFCLTFEVDFFKRHGFEVMADQSAVDPEVYSELLRSHDEGVAEFLDLARVKPNTLGNTRMIRTL encoded by the coding sequence GTGACCGACTCCTTCCACATCCGCCCAGCACGCACCAGTGACGTCCCTGCCATCAAGAAGCTGGTGGCGCCCCTGGCAGAGGAGCGCATCCTGATGGCAAAGGAGACGGTGGCGTACTACGAAAGCCTGCAGGAGTTCCGTATTGCCGAGTCCAGCGACGGCGAGATGATCGGCTGCGGTGCCCTGCACGTGATGTGGGAGGACCTCGCGGAAATCCGCACCCTGGCATCTTCCGGGGAATGGCGCGGCAAGGGGGTGGGGCACGTCCTGGTTGAAAGCCTGCTGGAGGAGGCCCGCGCCCTTGGTGTGGCCAGGGTCTTCTGCCTCACGTTCGAGGTGGACTTCTTCAAGCGCCACGGCTTCGAGGTGATGGCGGACCAGTCGGCAGTGGATCCGGAAGTGTACTCGGAGCTGCTGCGCTCCCATGACGAAGGCGTGGCCGAATTCCTGGACCTCGCCCGCGTCAAGCCCAACACCCTGGGCAACACCCGGATGATCCGCACCCTCTAA
- the dhaK gene encoding dihydroxyacetone kinase subunit DhaK codes for MKKLINDPKSVVQEAVQGFGLAHAGLVTVSEDPIYITRKDAPVAGKVGLVSGGGSGHEPLHAGYVGQGMLDAAVPGAVFTSPTPDQILPATLAVNSGAGVVHIVKNYTGDVLNFETAAELAEAEGVSVRTVLVNDDVAVEDSLYTAGRRGVGGTVLVEKIAGAAAERGDDLDAVAAIGERVNANVRTMGVALSACTVPHAGTPSFDLAEDEIEIGIGIHGEPGRHRIPMESADGITNRLLEPVLADLKISSGDKVLLFVNGMGGTPLSELYIVYRRAVQVLADAGASVERSLVGNYITALEMQGCSISVLRLDDELTELWDAPVHTAALRWGV; via the coding sequence GTGAAGAAACTCATCAACGATCCAAAATCCGTTGTCCAGGAAGCTGTCCAGGGCTTTGGCCTGGCCCATGCCGGACTGGTCACGGTCAGTGAAGACCCCATCTACATCACGCGCAAGGACGCGCCCGTGGCAGGCAAGGTGGGTCTGGTCTCCGGCGGCGGAAGCGGGCATGAGCCGCTGCACGCCGGCTACGTCGGGCAGGGAATGCTCGACGCTGCGGTGCCGGGGGCGGTGTTCACCTCACCGACGCCGGACCAGATCCTTCCCGCCACCCTGGCAGTCAACTCAGGCGCCGGCGTCGTCCATATCGTCAAGAACTACACCGGCGACGTCCTGAACTTCGAGACAGCCGCGGAACTGGCCGAGGCGGAGGGCGTGAGCGTCCGCACCGTCCTGGTCAATGACGACGTCGCGGTGGAGGACTCGCTCTACACGGCCGGCCGCCGCGGGGTGGGCGGCACCGTGCTGGTGGAGAAAATCGCGGGGGCCGCGGCCGAGCGCGGTGACGACCTGGACGCGGTCGCTGCCATCGGCGAAAGGGTCAACGCCAATGTCAGGACCATGGGCGTGGCCCTGTCCGCCTGCACTGTTCCGCACGCGGGCACGCCGAGTTTCGACCTGGCCGAGGATGAAATCGAGATCGGCATCGGGATCCACGGCGAGCCGGGCAGGCACCGCATTCCGATGGAGAGCGCAGACGGCATCACCAACCGCCTGCTGGAACCGGTCCTGGCGGATTTGAAGATCAGCTCCGGGGACAAAGTGCTGCTGTTCGTCAACGGCATGGGCGGCACCCCGCTGAGCGAGCTGTACATCGTGTACCGGCGGGCCGTGCAGGTGCTCGCCGACGCAGGTGCCTCCGTGGAACGGTCGCTGGTGGGCAACTACATCACGGCGCTGGAGATGCAGGGCTGCTCCATATCGGTCCTCCGGCTCGACGACGAGCTCACCGAACTCTGGGACGCACCGGTCCATACCGCCGCGCTGCGCTGGGGCGTGTGA
- the dhaL gene encoding dihydroxyacetone kinase subunit DhaL: MVLDVNWAVKWLTLCAQAMAEHRVELIELDRAIGDSDHGENMDRGFQAVLAKLGEATPETPGAALKMTAMTLMSKVGGAAGPLYGTAFLRAATALGDAAEIDSAAWAGALAAARDGIVARGKAEPGDKTMVDAWTPAVDAARAVADGDGTDVLSVLVAAAEAAEAGAVATDPLIARKGRASYLGERSAGHRDPGAVSSALILRAAVGAAA; encoded by the coding sequence GTGGTCCTGGACGTCAACTGGGCCGTGAAATGGCTGACCCTTTGCGCGCAGGCCATGGCTGAACACCGTGTCGAACTGATCGAACTGGACCGCGCCATCGGGGATTCGGACCACGGCGAGAACATGGACCGCGGCTTCCAGGCCGTCCTGGCGAAGCTCGGTGAAGCCACGCCGGAGACTCCCGGCGCGGCCCTCAAGATGACCGCCATGACCCTGATGTCCAAAGTGGGCGGTGCCGCTGGGCCGCTCTACGGCACGGCGTTCCTTCGCGCCGCCACTGCCCTGGGTGATGCCGCTGAAATCGACTCGGCTGCCTGGGCCGGGGCCCTGGCGGCGGCCAGGGACGGGATCGTGGCGCGCGGGAAGGCGGAGCCGGGCGACAAGACGATGGTGGATGCGTGGACGCCCGCGGTGGATGCTGCCCGCGCCGTGGCGGACGGCGACGGCACGGACGTCCTGAGTGTCCTGGTGGCAGCCGCGGAGGCCGCCGAAGCCGGGGCGGTGGCCACTGATCCGCTCATTGCACGGAAAGGCCGGGCCAGCTATCTTGGCGAACGAAGTGCGGGCCACCGGGACCCCGGAGCTGTCTCCAGCGCGCTGATCCTGCGCGCGGCCGTTGGGGCAGCTGCGTGA
- the dhaM gene encoding dihydroxyacetone kinase phosphoryl donor subunit DhaM yields MTVSIVVVSHSDKIADGAVELAAQMAPDVMILAAGGTDDGRIGTSLEKVLDALERAGGQAGGEQAGTNQGAPQSAGNGTVVLTDLGSAVMTAESALEFLANPAGVLLADAPLVEGLVAAAVAAQGGADVQAVREAAEAAAGPPRQPEPARTTGADAGPVSSASPDCTGDFELVNQAGMHARPAAKVAGGLASLDAEVTINGVDGASMTGLMTLGAGKGTVLHVEAWGADAERAVEYVGGLVQAGFGEP; encoded by the coding sequence GTGACTGTAAGCATCGTGGTGGTCTCCCACAGCGACAAGATCGCCGACGGCGCCGTGGAGCTTGCCGCCCAGATGGCACCCGACGTGATGATCCTGGCCGCCGGCGGCACCGATGACGGCAGGATCGGCACCAGCCTGGAGAAGGTTCTTGACGCCCTTGAACGGGCCGGCGGACAGGCGGGCGGGGAACAGGCCGGCACAAACCAGGGCGCCCCACAGAGCGCCGGTAACGGCACGGTGGTCCTGACTGACCTCGGATCGGCGGTGATGACGGCTGAATCGGCGCTGGAGTTCCTGGCGAATCCCGCCGGCGTACTCCTCGCCGATGCGCCGCTGGTGGAAGGCCTGGTGGCGGCTGCGGTGGCCGCTCAGGGCGGAGCTGATGTGCAGGCGGTGCGGGAGGCGGCCGAGGCGGCGGCCGGTCCGCCCCGCCAGCCGGAACCCGCACGCACGACAGGAGCGGACGCGGGACCTGTCAGCAGCGCCTCACCCGATTGCACCGGCGACTTTGAGCTGGTCAACCAGGCCGGCATGCACGCCCGTCCTGCCGCGAAGGTGGCAGGAGGTTTGGCGTCGCTTGATGCCGAGGTCACCATCAACGGGGTGGACGGCGCATCCATGACGGGACTGATGACCCTCGGCGCGGGCAAGGGCACCGTGCTGCACGTGGAAGCCTGGGGCGCGGATGCGGAACGTGCCGTGGAGTACGTCGGCGGGCTGGTGCAGGCCGGCTTCGGCGAGCCCTAG
- a CDS encoding DUF3592 domain-containing protein, whose amino-acid sequence MKIILYIVWALFVAAVILSLVRAVRRTRRQERLMAAWPKVQATVTGSTTGWTSGVGGSNRNLRHYPTYQFTDPQGTLFMGKSEISGVEQPVPGSLIEVAYNPQNPNESLQVSSEPRTAVGCLIAFFAVFALALFWFIGIFPTG is encoded by the coding sequence ATGAAAATCATTCTGTACATCGTGTGGGCCTTGTTCGTTGCCGCCGTGATTCTTTCGCTGGTCCGTGCAGTCCGCAGGACCAGGCGCCAGGAACGGCTGATGGCCGCATGGCCCAAGGTCCAGGCGACCGTCACCGGCAGCACCACCGGCTGGACCAGCGGTGTGGGCGGCTCCAACCGGAACCTCCGCCACTACCCCACTTACCAGTTCACCGATCCGCAGGGCACCCTGTTCATGGGGAAGTCCGAGATCTCCGGAGTGGAACAGCCGGTGCCGGGGTCGCTGATCGAGGTGGCCTACAACCCGCAGAACCCCAACGAATCCCTCCAGGTTTCCTCGGAGCCGCGCACCGCCGTCGGCTGCCTGATCGCGTTTTTCGCCGTCTTTGCCCTGGCGCTGTTCTGGTTCATCGGCATTTTCCCGACGGGTTAA
- a CDS encoding A/G-specific adenine glycosylase yields MLHQRINSWFAGIARDLPWREPSCSPWGVLVSEIMLQQTPVVRVLPVWHEWLKRWPTPAGLAGEPAGEAVRSWGRLGYPRRALRLHAAATAIVQDHAGMVPDAYTELLALPGVGSYTAAAVAAFAYGRRETVVDTNIRRVHARLVSGVALPAPALTAAEMRLAAALLPDDDETSVRWNAAVMELGALVCTARAPKCAACPVQGSCAWLAAGEPPPSYVPKGQAWHGTDRQVRGAVLAVLRLAETPVPPDMFQREPADLGFAPEGIGVPLAALHRLNTAPEQLERALAGLLADGLAEVHDGGYRLPA; encoded by the coding sequence ATGCTCCATCAGCGGATCAACTCCTGGTTCGCCGGAATCGCCCGCGACCTGCCCTGGCGCGAACCCAGCTGCTCCCCCTGGGGCGTGCTGGTCAGCGAGATCATGCTGCAGCAGACCCCCGTGGTCCGGGTCCTCCCCGTCTGGCACGAATGGCTCAAGCGCTGGCCCACGCCCGCAGGGCTGGCGGGCGAACCGGCAGGCGAAGCGGTCCGTTCGTGGGGACGGCTGGGCTACCCCCGGCGCGCCCTCCGGCTGCATGCCGCAGCCACCGCCATTGTCCAGGACCACGCCGGCATGGTCCCGGATGCCTACACGGAACTGCTGGCCTTGCCCGGGGTGGGCAGCTACACGGCCGCGGCGGTAGCCGCCTTCGCGTATGGCCGCCGCGAAACTGTGGTGGACACCAACATCCGGCGGGTGCACGCCCGCCTGGTCTCCGGCGTCGCGCTTCCCGCCCCCGCGCTGACCGCGGCGGAGATGCGGCTGGCCGCCGCCCTGTTGCCGGACGACGACGAAACCTCCGTGCGCTGGAACGCTGCGGTTATGGAACTGGGGGCGCTGGTGTGCACGGCAAGGGCGCCCAAGTGCGCTGCCTGCCCGGTGCAGGGCTCCTGCGCCTGGCTCGCTGCAGGTGAGCCCCCGCCGTCGTACGTTCCCAAGGGCCAGGCGTGGCACGGCACTGACCGCCAGGTCCGTGGCGCCGTGCTGGCCGTGCTGCGCCTGGCCGAAACCCCCGTGCCGCCGGATATGTTCCAGCGCGAGCCCGCTGATCTTGGCTTTGCGCCCGAAGGAATCGGCGTGCCCCTGGCCGCGCTGCACCGGCTCAACACTGCCCCGGAACAGCTGGAGCGGGCACTGGCGGGGCTGCTGGCGGACGGCCTGGCCGAGGTGCACGACGGCGGCTACCGGCTCCCCGCCTGA
- a CDS encoding IS30 family transposase — MPAGYVFGDQVRDGFFALLRQGASISEACRVSGLWSSTVLHWIRKMGPVEMSKGNRGGPAGAPFPDGVPGSGRLSLSERAVIMVRLRDGWSYAAIGRELGRDRSVIWREARRNCCDDGTYQSDVAQLKAGQNARRPKEHKLAHKPLARFVESAMDEGWSPQLCSLVLAGAFPDDKRMQISHETIYQAIYVQGRGHVRQDLYRQLSTGRAKRVTDGRGRGRNNSPFKDALKISERPAEAEDRAVPGHWECDLILGSVASNSAIGTCVERSTRYTMLLHLPNGHSTDEVAKAMITAFAELPADLRKTLTYDRGVEMARYAQIQIAIDAEIYFCDPHSPWQRGTNENTNRLLRHWFAKSTDLSVHTAQDIKRAQDSLNNRPRPTLGLATPKQKFNELLLAAAA, encoded by the coding sequence ATGCCGGCGGGGTACGTATTTGGGGATCAGGTCAGGGACGGGTTTTTTGCTTTGCTGCGGCAGGGAGCGTCGATTAGTGAGGCGTGCCGCGTGTCGGGTCTGTGGTCCTCAACGGTGCTGCATTGGATCCGGAAGATGGGCCCTGTGGAGATGTCCAAGGGCAATCGTGGAGGGCCTGCAGGGGCGCCGTTTCCGGACGGCGTCCCTGGTTCAGGCAGGCTGAGTCTGTCGGAACGGGCGGTGATCATGGTGCGCCTGCGAGATGGCTGGTCCTACGCGGCGATCGGCAGGGAACTTGGCCGGGACCGGTCAGTGATCTGGCGCGAGGCCAGACGGAACTGCTGCGATGACGGCACCTACCAGTCCGACGTCGCGCAGCTAAAGGCAGGTCAGAACGCCCGCCGCCCCAAGGAACACAAGCTCGCCCATAAACCGCTGGCCCGCTTCGTGGAGTCCGCCATGGACGAGGGCTGGTCCCCCCAGCTGTGCTCGCTGGTCCTGGCTGGTGCATTCCCGGACGATAAGAGGATGCAGATCAGCCACGAGACGATCTATCAGGCCATCTACGTCCAGGGCCGCGGTCATGTCCGCCAGGACCTGTACCGGCAACTGAGCACCGGCCGGGCCAAACGGGTCACCGACGGACGCGGCCGGGGTCGGAACAACAGTCCGTTCAAGGACGCGCTGAAGATCTCCGAACGTCCTGCTGAAGCCGAGGACCGGGCCGTTCCCGGGCACTGGGAATGCGACCTGATACTCGGCTCGGTCGCCAGCAACTCAGCGATCGGAACCTGCGTGGAACGTTCGACCCGATACACCATGCTGCTGCACCTGCCCAACGGCCACAGCACAGACGAGGTCGCTAAGGCCATGATCACCGCGTTCGCCGAACTGCCGGCGGACCTGCGCAAAACCCTCACCTATGACCGCGGAGTCGAGATGGCCCGTTACGCCCAAATCCAGATCGCGATCGACGCGGAAATCTACTTCTGCGACCCGCACTCGCCCTGGCAACGCGGGACGAACGAGAACACCAACCGGCTCCTGCGGCACTGGTTCGCCAAAAGCACCGACCTGTCCGTCCACACGGCCCAGGACATCAAACGAGCTCAGGACAGCCTCAACAACCGGCCACGCCCCACCCTCGGCCTCGCAACACCCAAGCAGAAATTCAACGAACTCCTCCTCGCCGCAGCAGCCTAA
- the disA gene encoding DNA integrity scanning diadenylate cyclase DisA, translated as MARSPEESLRATLGRVAPGTPLRDGLERILRGRTGALIVLGSDRTIDSICSGGFDIGIEFSPTRLRELAKMDGAIICDKDAGNILRAAVQLVPDSSIETQESGTRHRTAERVAKQTGVPVISVSQSMQIIALYVNGLRHVLEGSENVLARANQALATLERYVARLDQVTSSLSALEIEAMVTVRDVAVTLQRQEMVRRISEEISQYVLELGEDGRLLSLQLDELTVGRGPGSDVIIRDYASPDASAEDIEKAVNELVSLGPTELIDLGKISSIVGFAGGEANLDAVVQPRGYRLLSGLKAVPKAVADRLVDHFGGLQFLMAATIDDLMTVDGIGDQRARTVREGLSRMAEASLLDRFL; from the coding sequence ATGGCGCGGAGCCCCGAAGAATCGCTGAGGGCCACTCTGGGCAGGGTTGCACCCGGAACGCCGCTCCGCGACGGCCTGGAACGGATTCTCCGCGGACGCACCGGCGCACTGATCGTCCTGGGTTCCGACCGCACCATCGATTCCATCTGCTCCGGCGGATTCGATATCGGCATCGAATTTTCGCCCACCCGCCTGCGCGAACTGGCCAAGATGGACGGCGCCATCATCTGCGACAAGGACGCCGGCAACATCCTGCGCGCCGCCGTCCAGCTGGTCCCGGACTCAAGCATCGAGACGCAGGAGTCCGGCACCCGCCACCGTACCGCGGAGCGGGTGGCCAAGCAGACCGGGGTCCCGGTCATCTCCGTGAGCCAGTCCATGCAGATCATCGCCCTGTACGTGAACGGGTTGCGGCATGTCCTGGAGGGATCCGAAAACGTCCTGGCCCGCGCCAACCAGGCCCTGGCCACCCTGGAGCGCTACGTGGCCCGCCTGGACCAGGTCACCAGCTCGCTCTCGGCCCTGGAAATCGAGGCGATGGTGACCGTGCGCGACGTGGCGGTCACCCTGCAGCGGCAGGAAATGGTCCGCCGCATTTCGGAGGAAATCTCGCAGTACGTCCTGGAACTGGGCGAAGACGGCCGGCTCCTCTCCCTCCAGCTGGACGAGCTCACCGTGGGCCGCGGCCCGGGCAGCGATGTGATCATCCGCGATTACGCCAGCCCCGATGCTTCCGCGGAAGACATCGAAAAGGCCGTCAATGAACTGGTCAGCCTGGGACCAACGGAACTGATCGACCTGGGCAAGATCTCGTCGATCGTGGGATTTGCGGGCGGCGAAGCAAACCTGGACGCCGTGGTGCAGCCCCGCGGCTACCGGCTGCTGTCCGGCCTGAAGGCAGTTCCGAAGGCTGTGGCGGACCGTCTGGTGGACCACTTCGGCGGCCTGCAGTTCCTGATGGCTGCCACCATCGATGACCTCATGACTGTTGACGGCATCGGCGACCAGCGCGCCCGGACGGTGCGTGAGGGGCTTAGCCGGATGGCCGAGGCAAGCCTCCTGGACCGTTTCCTCTAA
- a CDS encoding 2'-5' RNA ligase family protein, producing the protein MRSIELVFDEATDSLVRADWARLAAAGLPSLAAHTSASNSPHITLAAGQDLAAAHEGPWEALPMDVTFSGAIVFPAGTGKYVLARSVLLTAPLLDLHRLLHQGLSGALAQTCPGAWTPHVTISRRIPAHQLGTALDLLDLRVEGRCTGSRLWDSSTKTVTPLGPSV; encoded by the coding sequence ATGCGCAGCATCGAGTTGGTCTTTGACGAGGCCACGGATTCACTCGTCAGGGCCGACTGGGCGCGGCTCGCGGCAGCAGGCCTCCCCAGCCTGGCCGCCCATACTTCCGCCAGCAACAGCCCACACATCACGCTTGCCGCCGGCCAGGACCTGGCTGCCGCACACGAGGGGCCCTGGGAAGCGTTGCCCATGGACGTCACCTTCTCCGGGGCGATTGTCTTTCCCGCCGGTACCGGAAAATATGTCCTTGCCCGGTCGGTTCTGTTGACCGCACCCCTGCTGGACCTTCACCGCCTCCTGCACCAGGGCTTGTCAGGGGCGCTGGCGCAGACCTGTCCGGGGGCCTGGACACCACACGTCACCATCTCGCGGCGGATTCCCGCTCACCAACTCGGAACTGCACTGGACCTGCTGGACCTGCGCGTCGAGGGCCGCTGCACAGGATCGCGGCTTTGGGACAGCAGCACCAAAACCGTCACGCCCCTGGGACCGTCCGTCTGA
- a CDS encoding peptide chain release factor 3, whose product MSQDVLTPARISGIHKEAGRRRTFAVISHPDAGKSTLTEALALHAKVIGTAGASSGKANRKETVSDWMQMEKDRGISISSAALQFSYRDTVINLLDTPGHADFSEDTYRVLAAVDCAVMLVDAAKGLETQTMKLFEVCKQRNLPIITVINKWDRPGLDALALMDEITERTGLQPMPLTWAVGISGDFRGVWDLRNDRFARFQRNNAGAQIAITEYFTPEEAAESQGSNWSDAVDEAGLVIESNLEFDVDAFHAGKATPILFSSAALNFGVKELLDALVDFAPPAAPRPDVDGNPRPVESPFSGFVFKVQAGMNKAHRDHVAFIRVCSGVFERGMVVTQTRTGKSFATKYAQQVFGREREVIDEAYPGDVVGLVNASSLRVGDSLFLEDPVEYPAIPLFAPEHFQVARSKDPSKFKQFRRGIEQLEHEGVIQVLRSDVRGDQAPVLAAVGPMQFEVVEDRMAHDFSAPMRLERLPYSLARISTADAMPALANVIGAEVLLRSDGEYLALFNDVWALRRIEKNHPDLTLVPIGTHNPAK is encoded by the coding sequence GTGTCCCAAGATGTCCTGACCCCCGCCCGGATCTCCGGTATCCACAAAGAGGCCGGCCGCCGCAGGACCTTTGCTGTCATCTCGCACCCGGACGCCGGCAAGTCCACGCTCACCGAGGCCCTGGCCCTGCATGCAAAGGTCATTGGCACCGCCGGCGCTTCCAGCGGCAAGGCCAACCGCAAGGAAACCGTCTCCGACTGGATGCAGATGGAAAAAGACCGCGGCATCTCCATCAGCTCGGCGGCGCTTCAGTTCTCCTACCGCGACACCGTCATCAACCTCCTGGACACCCCCGGCCACGCCGACTTCTCGGAGGACACCTACCGGGTGCTCGCAGCCGTCGACTGCGCCGTGATGCTGGTGGACGCCGCCAAGGGCCTGGAAACGCAGACCATGAAGCTGTTCGAGGTCTGCAAGCAGCGCAACCTGCCCATCATCACCGTCATCAACAAGTGGGACCGTCCCGGCCTGGACGCGCTGGCACTGATGGACGAAATCACCGAGCGGACCGGGCTGCAGCCCATGCCGCTGACCTGGGCTGTTGGGATATCCGGGGACTTCCGCGGCGTCTGGGACCTCCGCAACGACCGCTTCGCAAGGTTCCAGCGCAACAACGCAGGCGCCCAGATCGCCATCACCGAGTACTTCACCCCTGAGGAAGCCGCGGAAAGCCAGGGCAGCAACTGGTCCGACGCCGTGGACGAGGCCGGCCTGGTCATCGAGTCCAACCTCGAGTTCGACGTCGACGCCTTCCATGCCGGCAAGGCCACCCCCATCCTGTTCAGCTCCGCCGCACTGAACTTCGGCGTCAAGGAACTGCTGGACGCGCTGGTGGACTTCGCGCCGCCGGCAGCGCCCCGCCCCGACGTGGACGGCAACCCGCGTCCCGTCGAGTCGCCGTTCTCCGGGTTCGTCTTCAAAGTCCAGGCCGGCATGAACAAGGCCCACCGCGACCACGTGGCCTTCATCCGCGTCTGCTCCGGCGTGTTTGAGCGCGGCATGGTGGTCACGCAGACCCGCACCGGCAAGTCCTTCGCCACCAAGTACGCGCAGCAGGTGTTCGGCCGGGAACGCGAAGTCATCGACGAGGCCTACCCCGGTGACGTTGTTGGCCTGGTCAACGCGTCCTCGCTGCGCGTGGGCGACAGCCTGTTCCTCGAGGACCCGGTGGAATACCCGGCCATCCCGCTGTTCGCCCCCGAACACTTCCAGGTGGCCCGGTCCAAGGACCCCAGCAAGTTCAAGCAGTTCCGCCGCGGCATTGAGCAGCTGGAGCACGAGGGCGTCATCCAGGTGCTCCGCTCCGACGTCCGCGGTGACCAGGCGCCCGTGCTTGCCGCCGTCGGGCCCATGCAGTTCGAGGTGGTGGAGGACCGCATGGCGCATGACTTCAGCGCACCCATGCGCCTGGAACGCCTGCCCTACTCGCTGGCCAGGATCTCGACGGCGGACGCCATGCCTGCGTTGGCCAACGTCATCGGCGCGGAGGTGCTGTTGCGGTCCGACGGCGAATACCTCGCCTTGTTCAACGACGTTTGGGCGCTGCGGCGGATCGAGAAGAACCACCCGGACCTGACCCTCGTGCCCATCGGCACGCACAACCCCGCAAAGTAG
- a CDS encoding beta-ketoacyl-[acyl-carrier-protein] synthase family protein — protein sequence MNAVQNSAVQPRALVTGVGTINPLGSNAKETWEALLDGRSGIAALEQDWAEQLPVRIAGQVTADLSEHLSTREMKRMDRCGQFALIAAREAWAQAGAPEVDPERFAVVIGSAYGGLGSTLEQDRVLGQSGPRKVSPHTLTKLMVNGPAAWVSMDLGARGGARTPVSACASGAEAIVQAAEMIRSGAADVVIAGGVDASVNDLVISGFSQIRALSTRAGDPQLASRPFDGGRDGFVLAEGAGVVVLESEEHARARGAAVLGAVAGGAVTSDANDIVAADPAMQRRVMQKALDSAGMQPADIGFVHAHATSTPVGDRLEGQSINAVFGSDVPVTSTKGHTGHLLGGAGALAAVVVVEALRTGQLPGTLNVEALDPEVDLNVLTEGAHQLPPGYAPAGLVNAFGFGGHSVALVITGA from the coding sequence GTGAACGCAGTGCAAAACAGCGCAGTCCAACCCCGCGCACTGGTCACCGGTGTGGGCACCATCAACCCCCTGGGTTCCAACGCCAAGGAGACCTGGGAGGCCCTGCTTGACGGGCGTTCCGGGATTGCGGCGCTGGAGCAGGACTGGGCGGAACAGCTGCCGGTCAGGATCGCCGGACAGGTCACGGCAGACCTCTCCGAGCACCTCAGCACCCGCGAGATGAAGCGGATGGACCGGTGCGGGCAGTTCGCGCTGATTGCGGCACGGGAGGCGTGGGCGCAGGCCGGCGCCCCGGAGGTGGACCCGGAACGGTTCGCCGTGGTGATCGGCTCCGCGTATGGCGGCCTTGGCTCCACCCTTGAGCAGGATCGGGTGCTGGGACAGTCAGGCCCCCGCAAGGTCTCGCCGCACACCCTCACCAAGCTCATGGTCAACGGCCCGGCCGCTTGGGTATCCATGGACCTCGGTGCCCGTGGCGGCGCCCGGACGCCTGTCAGCGCCTGTGCCTCCGGGGCTGAGGCGATTGTCCAGGCAGCCGAGATGATCCGCTCCGGTGCTGCCGACGTCGTGATTGCCGGCGGTGTGGATGCCTCCGTGAATGACCTGGTGATCAGCGGCTTTTCGCAGATCCGCGCCCTGTCCACCCGCGCCGGCGACCCGCAGCTTGCCTCGCGGCCGTTCGACGGCGGCCGGGACGGCTTTGTGCTGGCGGAGGGCGCCGGGGTGGTGGTGCTTGAGAGCGAGGAGCACGCCCGTGCCCGGGGCGCTGCCGTGCTGGGGGCCGTTGCCGGGGGAGCCGTAACCTCGGACGCGAATGACATCGTGGCCGCAGATCCCGCCATGCAGCGGCGGGTCATGCAGAAGGCCCTGGATTCGGCGGGCATGCAGCCGGCCGACATCGGATTCGTCCACGCGCATGCCACCTCCACTCCCGTGGGGGACCGGCTGGAAGGGCAGTCCATCAACGCGGTCTTCGGCAGCGACGTACCGGTCACTTCCACCAAGGGGCATACCGGACACCTGCTGGGCGGCGCAGGCGCCCTGGCCGCCGTCGTGGTGGTTGAAGCCCTGCGGACGGGTCAGCTCCCCGGAACCCTGAACGTGGAGGCGCTGGATCCGGAAGTGGACCTTAACGTCCTCACCGAAGGCGCCCACCAGCTTCCCCCAGGTTACGCCCCGGCCGGGCTGGTGAACGCCTTCGGTTTTGGTGGCCACAGCGTGGCTTTGGTGATCACGGGCGCCTGA
- a CDS encoding NUDIX domain-containing protein, translating into MPVTSAGILLYRQRAGGLLEVWIAHMGGPFWARKDAHAWSIPKGEYSPGEDPLAAALREFAEEMGTPAPAGDYRHLGGFRQPSGKIITVFAAEHDFQPERIVSNTFPLEWPKGSGRIQQYPEIDDARWFPEPEARFKLVKGQLPVLDVLAGHVGSRS; encoded by the coding sequence ATGCCCGTGACGAGTGCAGGAATCCTGCTCTACAGGCAGCGGGCCGGGGGCCTGCTGGAGGTGTGGATTGCCCACATGGGCGGCCCGTTCTGGGCCCGCAAGGACGCGCACGCCTGGTCCATCCCCAAGGGGGAATACTCGCCAGGCGAGGACCCGCTGGCCGCCGCCTTGCGCGAGTTTGCCGAGGAAATGGGCACTCCCGCCCCGGCCGGGGACTACCGGCACCTCGGCGGGTTCCGGCAACCCTCGGGGAAAATTATCACTGTATTCGCAGCCGAGCACGACTTCCAACCGGAACGGATCGTCAGCAACACGTTTCCACTGGAGTGGCCCAAAGGCTCAGGACGTATCCAGCAGTACCCGGAAATCGACGACGCCCGCTGGTTCCCGGAACCGGAGGCCCGCTTCAAGCTGGTGAAGGGGCAACTGCCGGTTCTCGACGTCCTGGCCGGACATGTCGGCTCCCGCTCCTGA